Proteins encoded in a region of the Archangium lipolyticum genome:
- a CDS encoding TFIIB-type zinc ribbon-containing protein produces MAHPDKPSSTEEEYFAREEIEKKRKLALEQSQSLAAQQREELKKLHWMKCPKCGMDLQPVKHGDVEIETCFNCHGIFLDAGELGRLQQQMSHENSGKWMGAVLNLFKNK; encoded by the coding sequence ATGGCCCACCCGGACAAGCCGTCGTCGACTGAAGAGGAATACTTCGCGCGCGAGGAGATCGAGAAGAAGCGCAAGCTGGCGCTCGAGCAGTCCCAGTCCCTGGCCGCCCAGCAGCGCGAGGAGCTCAAGAAGCTCCATTGGATGAAGTGCCCCAAGTGCGGCATGGACCTGCAGCCGGTCAAGCACGGCGACGTGGAGATCGAGACCTGCTTCAACTGCCACGGCATCTTCCTGGACGCGGGCGAGCTGGGGCGGCTCCAGCAGCAGATGTCGCACGAGAACAGCGGCAAGTGGATGGGCGCCGTCCTCAACCTGTTCAAGAACAAGTAG
- the gatC gene encoding Asp-tRNA(Asn)/Glu-tRNA(Gln) amidotransferase subunit GatC, protein MKLTVEQVRHVATLARLSLTSEEEERYATQLSAILDAVAQLQELDVSGVEPTSHATLASSLLREDVTRPSLPPEKSLANAPAKVGTSFSVPKILE, encoded by the coding sequence ATGAAGCTCACCGTCGAGCAGGTCCGACACGTGGCCACCCTGGCGCGGCTGTCGCTGACGTCCGAGGAGGAGGAGCGCTACGCCACGCAGCTCTCCGCCATCCTGGACGCGGTGGCGCAGTTGCAGGAGCTCGACGTGAGCGGCGTGGAGCCGACCTCGCATGCCACGCTCGCGTCCTCGCTGCTGCGCGAGGACGTGACGCGGCCCTCGCTGCCACCGGAGAAGTCGCTGGCCAACGCACCGGCCAAGGTGGGCACCAGCTTCTCCGTCCCGAAGATCCTGGAGTGA
- the gatA gene encoding Asp-tRNA(Asn)/Glu-tRNA(Gln) amidotransferase subunit GatA produces MQLTDLTLLELAAKLASGEVTSVEATQACLARISQVDGKVKAFLRLDEHGALAAAEASDARRKSGNPHGPLDGVPVAVKDIFLTEGVETTCASHILKGFVPPYDATTVRLLKEAGMPILGKLNQDEFAMGSSNESSAYGPCHNPWDVTRTPGGSSGGSAAALAAREVFGTLGTDTGGSIRQPAALTNTVGLKPTYGRVSRYGVISYASSLDAPGPMARTVGDVAALLKVLARHDPLDSTSAPADVPDYLADLEQGVAGLKLGVPREYFVEGMDPEVEAAVRSALKEYERLGATLVDVSLPHTKYALATYYLLAPAEASSNLARYDGVRYGHRTREAKGLKDMYGMTRDEGFGPEVKRRIMLGTYALSAGYYDAYYLKAQKVRTLIREDFTKAFTQVDALVTPTSPVPAFKLGEKVNDPLSMYLMDVCTLPCNLAGLPGLSLPCGFTKAGLPIGLQLMGRPFDEAKLLRIGRAFEREHEFTRRLAPI; encoded by the coding sequence ATGCAGCTGACCGATCTCACCCTGCTGGAGCTGGCGGCGAAGCTGGCCTCGGGGGAAGTGACTTCCGTGGAAGCCACCCAGGCCTGCCTGGCGCGCATCTCCCAGGTGGACGGGAAGGTGAAGGCCTTCCTGCGGTTGGACGAGCACGGGGCGCTGGCGGCCGCCGAGGCCAGTGACGCGCGCCGCAAGTCCGGCAACCCGCACGGGCCGCTCGATGGCGTGCCGGTGGCCGTCAAGGACATCTTCCTCACCGAGGGCGTGGAGACCACCTGCGCCTCGCACATCCTGAAGGGCTTCGTCCCGCCGTACGACGCCACCACGGTGCGGCTGTTGAAGGAAGCGGGGATGCCGATCCTCGGCAAGCTCAACCAGGACGAGTTCGCGATGGGCTCGTCCAACGAGTCGAGCGCCTACGGCCCCTGCCACAACCCGTGGGACGTGACGCGCACGCCGGGAGGCTCCTCGGGAGGCTCGGCGGCGGCGCTGGCGGCGCGCGAGGTGTTCGGCACGCTGGGCACGGACACGGGCGGCTCCATCCGCCAGCCGGCGGCGCTCACCAACACCGTGGGCCTCAAGCCCACCTACGGGCGCGTGTCGCGCTATGGCGTCATCTCCTATGCCTCCTCGTTGGACGCGCCGGGCCCCATGGCGCGCACGGTGGGGGACGTGGCGGCGCTGCTCAAGGTGCTGGCGCGGCATGACCCGCTGGACTCCACCTCGGCACCGGCGGACGTGCCGGACTACCTGGCGGACCTGGAGCAGGGCGTGGCCGGGCTGAAGCTGGGCGTGCCGCGCGAGTACTTCGTCGAGGGGATGGATCCCGAGGTGGAGGCGGCGGTGCGCTCGGCGCTGAAGGAGTACGAGCGGCTGGGCGCCACGCTGGTGGACGTGTCGCTGCCGCACACGAAGTACGCGCTGGCCACGTACTACCTGCTGGCCCCGGCGGAGGCGTCGAGCAACCTGGCCCGCTACGACGGCGTGCGCTACGGGCACCGGACGCGCGAGGCCAAGGGGCTCAAGGACATGTACGGCATGACGCGCGACGAGGGCTTCGGCCCCGAGGTGAAGCGCCGCATCATGCTGGGCACCTACGCGCTGTCGGCGGGGTACTACGACGCCTACTACCTGAAGGCGCAGAAGGTGCGGACGCTCATCCGCGAGGACTTCACCAAGGCCTTCACCCAGGTGGACGCGCTGGTGACGCCCACCTCGCCGGTGCCGGCCTTCAAGCTGGGCGAGAAGGTGAACGATCCGCTGTCCATGTACCTCATGGACGTGTGCACGCTGCCGTGCAACCTGGCGGGGCTGCCCGGTCTGTCGCTGCCGTGCGGCTTCACGAAGGCGGGCCTGCCCATTGGCTTGCAGCTCATGGGCCGCCCGTTCGACGAGGCGAAGCTGTTGCGCATTGGCCGGGCCTTCGAGCGCGAGCACGAGTTCACGCGCCGCCTGGCGCCCATCTGA
- the gatB gene encoding Asp-tRNA(Asn)/Glu-tRNA(Gln) amidotransferase subunit GatB, with protein sequence MPLSDFQPVIGLEVHAQLLTNTKIFCGCSTEFGAAPNQNTCPVCLGLPGVLPVLNARVVEYAIRTGLALGCTINKTSVWSRKNYFYPDLPKGYQITQFDQPICEHGQLSVDMAEGEKVIRVRRIHMEEDAGKSVHDASASESLVDLNRAGVPLLEIVGDPDLRSADEAVDYLKALRDVLVYLGVNDGNMEEGSFRCDANVSVMRKGATAYGQRVELKNINSFRFVKQAIEYEIARQVDVIESGGKVDQETRLYDPNKGVTRSMRSKEEAHDYRYFPEPDLPPLHVTNERIDEVAKSLPELPRAKVTRFMSQYGLPAYDAKILCAERPLADYFEAVAQHFKDYKRLSNWFLGELLRLLKDEGGTVTTLRFSTVQFANLLGAVEKGTISANAGKDVFGEMFRTGKDPEAIIAEKGLAQVSDVGAIEAVVDEVLAKNAAEVEKYKAGKKQSYGFFVGQVMKAMKGKGNPALVNELLKKKLGE encoded by the coding sequence ATGCCCCTGAGTGATTTCCAGCCGGTCATCGGGCTCGAGGTCCACGCCCAGCTGCTGACGAACACGAAGATCTTCTGTGGCTGCTCCACCGAGTTCGGCGCGGCGCCCAATCAGAACACCTGCCCGGTGTGCCTGGGACTGCCCGGCGTGCTTCCGGTGCTCAACGCGCGCGTGGTGGAGTACGCCATCCGCACGGGGCTGGCGCTCGGCTGCACCATCAACAAGACGAGCGTGTGGAGCCGGAAGAACTACTTCTATCCGGACCTGCCCAAGGGCTACCAGATCACCCAGTTCGACCAGCCCATCTGCGAGCACGGGCAGCTCTCGGTGGACATGGCCGAGGGCGAGAAGGTCATCCGCGTCCGCCGCATCCACATGGAGGAGGACGCGGGCAAGAGCGTGCACGACGCCTCGGCGAGCGAGAGCCTGGTGGACCTGAACCGCGCGGGCGTGCCGCTGCTGGAGATCGTCGGAGATCCGGACCTGCGGAGCGCGGACGAGGCGGTGGACTACCTCAAGGCGCTGCGGGACGTGCTGGTGTACCTCGGGGTGAACGACGGGAACATGGAGGAGGGCTCGTTCCGCTGCGACGCCAACGTGTCGGTGATGCGCAAGGGCGCCACGGCGTACGGCCAGCGGGTGGAGCTCAAGAACATCAACTCGTTCCGGTTCGTGAAGCAGGCCATCGAGTACGAGATCGCCCGGCAGGTGGACGTCATCGAGTCGGGTGGGAAGGTGGATCAGGAGACGCGGCTGTACGACCCGAACAAGGGCGTGACGCGCTCGATGCGCTCGAAGGAGGAGGCGCACGACTACCGCTACTTCCCGGAGCCGGACCTGCCGCCGCTGCACGTGACCAACGAGCGGATCGACGAGGTGGCGAAGTCGCTGCCGGAGCTGCCCCGGGCGAAGGTGACGCGCTTCATGAGCCAGTACGGGCTGCCGGCGTACGACGCGAAGATCTTGTGCGCGGAGCGCCCGCTGGCGGACTACTTCGAGGCGGTGGCGCAGCACTTCAAGGACTACAAGCGGCTGTCGAACTGGTTCCTCGGGGAGCTGCTGCGGCTGCTGAAGGACGAGGGCGGGACGGTCACCACGCTGCGCTTCTCGACGGTGCAGTTCGCCAACCTGTTGGGGGCGGTGGAGAAGGGGACCATCTCGGCGAACGCAGGCAAGGACGTGTTCGGGGAGATGTTCCGGACGGGGAAGGATCCGGAGGCCATCATCGCGGAGAAGGGCCTGGCGCAGGTGAGCGACGTGGGGGCCATCGAGGCGGTGGTGGACGAGGTGCTCGCGAAGAACGCCGCCGAGGTGGAGAAGTACAAGGCGGGCAAGAAGCAGAGTTATGGCTTCTTCGTGGGCCAGGTGATGAAGGCGATGAAGGGCAAGGGCAACCCGGCCCTGGTGAACGAGCTGCTGAAGAAGAAGCTCGGGGAGTAG
- a CDS encoding SDR family oxidoreductase, which produces MNLENQHVVVIGGSSGIGLGVAEACLKGGASLTLVGRSPQKLADAAARLGATHRVRTFAADVTEEAQVRRLFEEHPPAHHVVVTAVHGHYQPIRQLEIAEARRTIDSKLVAALHVAKYARLEPNGSLLFTTGIASDRPGPGGSVVAAVNGALVSLVRALALELAPTRVNAVSPGWIDTPFWDRFAGDAKAQRFEQHARRLPVARVGAPSDIAHAALFLMGNGFTTGEVVHIDGGHRLV; this is translated from the coding sequence ATGAATCTCGAAAACCAGCATGTCGTCGTGATTGGGGGCTCCTCTGGCATTGGCCTCGGGGTGGCCGAGGCCTGCTTGAAGGGTGGAGCCTCGTTGACCCTGGTGGGCCGTTCTCCCCAGAAGCTCGCGGATGCCGCCGCCCGGCTCGGGGCGACGCACCGCGTGCGCACCTTCGCCGCCGACGTGACCGAGGAGGCCCAGGTGCGGCGGCTCTTCGAAGAACATCCACCCGCGCACCACGTCGTGGTCACGGCGGTGCATGGCCACTATCAACCCATCCGTCAGCTCGAGATCGCCGAGGCGCGCCGCACCATCGACTCCAAGCTCGTGGCGGCGCTCCACGTCGCCAAATACGCGAGGCTCGAGCCCAATGGCTCGCTCCTCTTCACCACGGGAATCGCGTCGGATCGGCCAGGGCCTGGCGGGTCGGTCGTCGCGGCGGTGAACGGCGCCCTCGTCTCACTCGTTCGAGCCCTGGCCCTGGAGCTCGCGCCGACTCGGGTGAACGCGGTGTCCCCGGGTTGGATCGACACCCCCTTCTGGGACCGCTTCGCGGGCGACGCCAAGGCACAACGCTTCGAGCAGCACGCGCGCCGCCTTCCGGTCGCGCGCGTAGGTGCACCCTCCGACATCGCTCACGCCGCCCTCTTCCTGATGGGAAACGGGTTCACCACCGGAGAGGTGGTACACATCGACGGGGGACACCGGCTCGTCTGA
- a CDS encoding LysR family transcriptional regulator — MSLEDVRIFVAVARHSSFVEAARRTGVPTSTVSRRVAQLEESLGTRLLQRTSRRVGLTHEGARLLERAGPLLDELTSVLDRAADREDEPSGRLRVTAPVMTGAQRIAPALFSFAARHPRLTVELELTNSVVDLVQEGIDLAFRAGPIHDGELVARRLWSVPFSLAASPGFVRQVLKGRTQLERGSLGSVPAIVGQPGGTWRFRRRDGSIEELRPCERFCANDPQVAIAAAVQGLGVVRAADEAIEQQGKALMRLTVTGRSVEPRDMFAVYPSRRLLSSRVRLALDWVMEHGRPKGGRE; from the coding sequence ATGTCATTGGAGGATGTGCGCATCTTCGTGGCCGTCGCGCGGCATTCGAGCTTCGTGGAGGCGGCGCGGCGCACGGGCGTGCCCACCAGCACGGTGAGCCGCAGGGTGGCGCAGTTGGAGGAGTCCCTGGGGACGCGCCTGCTCCAGCGCACCTCCCGGCGCGTGGGTCTCACCCACGAGGGCGCGCGGCTGCTCGAGCGCGCCGGGCCACTGCTCGACGAGTTGACGTCGGTGCTCGACAGGGCCGCGGATCGCGAGGACGAGCCTTCGGGCAGGCTCCGGGTGACGGCTCCCGTGATGACGGGGGCTCAGCGCATCGCTCCGGCGCTGTTCTCCTTCGCCGCCCGCCATCCCCGCCTCACCGTGGAGCTCGAGCTCACCAACTCCGTGGTGGATCTGGTCCAGGAAGGCATCGATCTGGCCTTTCGCGCTGGACCCATTCATGACGGAGAGCTGGTGGCGCGGCGCTTGTGGTCGGTTCCCTTCTCGCTCGCCGCTTCACCGGGGTTCGTGAGACAGGTGTTGAAGGGCCGCACCCAGCTCGAGCGGGGTTCGCTCGGCTCCGTGCCCGCCATCGTCGGCCAGCCTGGCGGGACCTGGCGCTTCCGCCGACGGGACGGTTCCATCGAGGAGCTCCGTCCGTGTGAGCGCTTCTGTGCGAACGATCCGCAGGTCGCCATCGCCGCAGCGGTACAGGGGCTGGGGGTGGTCCGGGCCGCCGACGAGGCCATCGAACAACAGGGCAAGGCACTCATGCGGCTCACCGTGACGGGGCGCTCGGTCGAGCCACGCGACATGTTCGCGGTGTACCCATCCCGTCGATTGCTCTCCTCCCGGGTACGCCTGGCTCTGGACTGGGTGATGGAGCACGGCCGGCCCAAGGGCGGACGCGAGTGA
- a CDS encoding PAS domain S-box protein yields MAAEGILRHIVESGEALIAALDTSFRFTAFNQAYREGFLRNFGVPIELGMDPRDALAHLPSERATLVELWQRAFQGTQYSTIAALGDAQRRRNVYELDFRPLRDAAGTLTGAFLVARDVTARQQEQEQLQRLPTELEKLVRERTARLEAATLELERERTRAVSTLERISEGYFALDRDWRFTFLNPEAERLLRRSRAELLGGNIWSLLHDAEAFHHPYHRALREQVTLRFEAYYPPLDTWFEMRVHPSVEGLAVFFRDIREHKRAEQVLRESELFLRSVLDSLPAQLAVLDEKGVILAVNDAWRRSGSGNGLVRPVGPCGVGTDYLAVTDAAAREGLEDARAAAQGLRDLLAGRRECFELEYDCPDTPSRRCFLMRVTRFVGQGPLRVLVAHEDITARKVGEEATRRLAREEAARAQAEAAREHLHAVFERISDGFVAYDREWRFTYVNRNAETWFRRKREELLGQSMWHVFPGAVGSRLHALLHQCVNEQRPLEAELPSTTSDQWFRIVAYPSPEGISAYFRDITEQRVSQEALRSSEEKLRGIVSLAADAIIAVDGQQRIRIFNEGARSTFGYTPEEVLGQPLSLLLPETRREVHDQHMRDFAASAEVASRRMGARLCVEGRRKGGEVFPAEVSITRIELGNEQVFTAVLRDITEQRRAEERQRFLAEVGATLAHSLDFQDTLRAVVKLVVPGLADGCILTADGGQSAGQASAVSAVDPELERSLRGVLTRPSGFESPMGNALEQAVRTGEPVVLADAPILAVPLRTPERALGVLALVLNCPARRFGVEEYTLVRELARRATLALENARLYHTAQQAIAVRDETLGIVSHDLRSPLSAISLLSSTIELYQIPQTHEGDRARDSLKRIRQSVNDMNRLIEDLLAVARMEAGRLSLDPERLEVSRLFSQALETLEPLAGAKALRLEAVYDPTLPPVRADRARVLQVLQNLVGNAIKFTPSRGSIHLGAELDGKWVRFSVSDTGTGIEPDALPHVFDRFWQARHTRHMGAGLGLAIVKGIVEAHGGKIRVESTLGKGTTFIFTLPLA; encoded by the coding sequence GTGGCCGCCGAGGGCATCCTGCGGCACATCGTCGAGAGCGGCGAGGCGCTCATCGCGGCGCTGGACACGTCCTTCCGCTTCACCGCCTTCAACCAAGCCTACCGGGAAGGGTTCCTCAGGAACTTCGGCGTCCCGATCGAGCTGGGGATGGACCCGCGGGACGCCCTGGCCCACCTGCCGAGTGAACGGGCCACCCTGGTGGAGTTGTGGCAGCGGGCGTTCCAGGGAACGCAGTACTCCACCATCGCAGCCCTCGGAGACGCGCAACGCCGCCGGAATGTCTACGAGCTCGACTTCCGTCCCCTGCGGGACGCGGCGGGAACGCTCACGGGTGCCTTCCTCGTTGCCCGCGACGTCACCGCGCGGCAGCAGGAGCAGGAGCAGCTCCAGCGGCTCCCCACGGAGCTGGAGAAGCTCGTGCGTGAGAGGACGGCCCGCCTGGAGGCGGCCACGCTGGAGCTGGAGCGCGAGCGCACCCGGGCGGTGAGCACGCTGGAGCGAATCTCGGAGGGCTACTTCGCGCTCGACCGGGACTGGCGCTTCACCTTCCTCAACCCGGAGGCGGAGCGGCTGCTGCGGCGCTCGCGGGCGGAGCTGCTCGGCGGAAACATCTGGTCGTTACTCCACGACGCGGAGGCCTTCCACCACCCGTACCACCGCGCCCTGCGCGAGCAGGTCACCCTCCGCTTCGAGGCGTACTACCCACCGTTGGACACGTGGTTCGAGATGCGGGTCCACCCCTCGGTGGAGGGGCTCGCCGTCTTCTTCCGTGACATCAGGGAGCACAAGCGGGCCGAGCAGGTGTTGCGCGAGTCGGAGCTGTTCCTGCGCTCGGTGTTGGACTCCCTGCCGGCTCAGCTCGCGGTGCTCGACGAGAAGGGCGTCATCCTCGCCGTCAACGACGCGTGGCGGCGTTCCGGGTCCGGCAATGGCCTCGTCCGCCCCGTGGGTCCGTGCGGCGTGGGAACCGACTACCTGGCCGTGACCGACGCGGCTGCCCGGGAGGGACTGGAGGACGCGCGCGCCGCCGCCCAGGGCCTCCGCGACCTCCTCGCCGGGCGCCGGGAGTGCTTCGAGCTCGAGTACGACTGCCCGGACACTCCCTCGCGGCGCTGCTTCCTGATGCGGGTCACCCGCTTCGTGGGGCAGGGCCCCCTGCGGGTGCTGGTGGCCCACGAGGACATCACGGCGCGCAAGGTGGGCGAGGAAGCCACGCGCCGCCTCGCCCGCGAGGAGGCCGCGCGCGCGCAGGCCGAAGCGGCCCGCGAGCACCTGCATGCGGTGTTCGAGCGCATCTCCGATGGTTTCGTCGCGTACGACCGGGAGTGGCGCTTCACCTACGTGAACCGGAACGCGGAGACCTGGTTCCGCCGGAAGCGGGAGGAACTGCTCGGTCAGAGCATGTGGCACGTCTTCCCCGGCGCGGTGGGCTCGCGGCTCCATGCGCTGCTCCACCAGTGCGTGAACGAGCAGCGGCCGCTCGAGGCCGAGCTGCCCTCCACCACGTCGGACCAGTGGTTCCGGATCGTCGCCTATCCTTCTCCGGAGGGCATCTCCGCCTACTTCCGCGACATCACCGAGCAGCGTGTGTCCCAGGAGGCGCTGCGCTCCTCCGAGGAGAAGCTGCGGGGCATCGTCTCGCTCGCGGCGGATGCGATCATCGCCGTGGATGGGCAGCAGCGCATCCGCATCTTCAACGAGGGAGCCCGCTCCACCTTCGGGTACACGCCCGAGGAGGTGCTGGGCCAGCCGCTGTCGCTGCTGCTGCCCGAGACGCGGCGCGAGGTGCATGACCAGCACATGCGGGACTTCGCGGCCTCGGCCGAGGTGGCCTCCCGCCGCATGGGCGCGCGCCTGTGCGTGGAAGGCCGGCGCAAGGGGGGCGAGGTGTTTCCGGCGGAGGTCTCCATCACCCGGATCGAGCTCGGCAACGAGCAGGTGTTCACGGCCGTGCTGCGGGACATCACCGAGCAGCGGCGCGCCGAGGAGCGGCAGCGCTTCCTCGCCGAGGTGGGAGCCACGCTGGCGCACTCGCTCGACTTCCAGGACACCCTGCGGGCCGTGGTGAAGCTCGTGGTGCCAGGGCTCGCGGACGGCTGCATCCTCACCGCCGATGGTGGGCAGTCAGCGGGCCAGGCCTCCGCAGTGTCGGCGGTCGATCCGGAGTTGGAGCGCTCCCTCCGGGGGGTGCTCACCCGGCCTTCCGGCTTCGAGAGCCCCATGGGGAATGCCCTGGAGCAGGCGGTCCGGACGGGTGAGCCGGTGGTGCTCGCCGATGCGCCCATCCTGGCCGTTCCCCTGCGCACCCCGGAGCGGGCGCTGGGGGTGCTCGCGCTGGTGCTCAACTGCCCGGCGCGGCGCTTCGGCGTCGAGGAGTACACCCTGGTCCGGGAGCTCGCGCGCCGCGCCACCCTGGCCCTCGAGAACGCGCGCCTGTACCACACGGCGCAGCAGGCCATCGCCGTAAGGGACGAGACGCTCGGCATCGTCTCGCATGATCTGCGCTCGCCCCTGAGCGCCATCTCGCTGCTCAGCAGCACCATCGAGCTGTACCAGATTCCCCAGACGCACGAGGGAGACCGGGCCCGCGACTCGCTGAAGCGGATCCGCCAGTCCGTGAACGACATGAACCGGCTCATCGAGGATCTGCTGGCGGTGGCCCGCATGGAGGCCGGGCGCCTGTCGTTGGATCCCGAGCGGCTCGAGGTGTCCCGGTTGTTCTCGCAGGCGCTCGAGACGCTCGAGCCGCTCGCCGGAGCCAAGGCCCTCCGGCTCGAGGCGGTCTATGACCCCACCCTGCCGCCCGTGCGCGCCGATCGGGCGCGGGTGCTCCAGGTGCTCCAGAACCTGGTGGGCAACGCCATCAAGTTCACGCCCTCGAGAGGCTCCATCCACCTGGGGGCGGAGCTGGACGGCAAGTGGGTGCGCTTCTCCGTGTCGGACACGGGCACGGGCATCGAGCCCGACGCCCTCCCGCACGTCTTCGATCGCTTCTGGCAGGCGCGCCACACGCGTCACATGGGCGCGGGCCTGGGCCTGGCGATCGTCAAGGGCATCGTCGAGGCGCACGGCGGGAAGATTCGTGTCGAGAGCACCCTGGGCAAGGGCACGACGTTCATCTTCACGCTGCCCCTGGCCTGA